The Nitrosomonadales bacterium nucleotide sequence GTCGCGTAGCGGCTGCTCGCAAAGCGGGAACCCAGTCGAATCAACAAGGTGGATTCCCGCTTTCGCGGGAATGACGACTTAATCAGCGCATCCTTATGCATATCAGGGTGCCGGGTTCGGATACCGTTGATGCACGGCCTCGATCTTTTCCATCATTTCCGCCGACAGCATCACTTCCGCACTGTCCAGATTCTCCTTCAACTGATCCAGGCTCGTCGCGCCGAGTATCACACTGGCGGTGAACCAGCGCGTGCGCGCAAAGCCAGCGCCATCGTCGCAGGGCTCATCCCGGCCTCGCGGGCGATGCGCACGTACTCCCTGCTGGCGACCGGGACGTTGGGCTTGTTGTAGCGCTGGCCGAAACCGGGGAACAGCGTGACGCGTCCTTTGGCCTCCGGGGCATCCAGGTATTTCCCGGTGAGCCAGCCGAACGCCAGCGGACTGTAGGCGAGCAGGCCGACGTTCGCATGGCGGCAGACTTCCGCGAGGCCGTTCTCGTAGGTGCGGTTCATCAGGTGGTAGGCATTCTGGATCGAGACGATCTTCGGTAATCCCGCCTGTGCAGCGCAGCGCACGAACTCCGCCACGCCCCACGGCGTCTCGTTGGACAGACCGATGTGGCGCACCTTGCCGGCCCGTACTAATTCCGCCAGCACCTGCAACCGCCCGATGATCGGCGTACTGTCGTGTTCCTGCGCGATGTCGTAACTTGTGCCGCCGAACATCGGCACATAGCGGTCCGGCCAATGGATCTGGTAAAGATCGACGTAGTCGGTCTGCAAGCGCTTCAGGCTGGCGTCGATCGCGGCATTGATGTGTTCGCGGTTGATGCGCGGGCCGTTGCGTATCCAGCCGAAGCCGCGCGACGGGGCCGGCGATCTTGGTCGCGATGACCAACCTGTCGCGCTGCTGGTGCTTCAGCCAGGTGCCGATATAGCTCTCGGTACGATGCACCGTCTCGCGCGGCGGCACCGGGTACATCTCCGCGGTATCGATGAAATTCACGCCGCGCGACACCGCGTAATCGAGTTGCGCGTGCGCATCCGTTTCGCTGTTCTGTTCGCCGAACGTCATCGTACCGAGACATAGCGCGGAAACGCGCAAATCGCTTGTGCCCAGTTGTCTGAGTTCCATCTGAGTCCTCCATGGATTGACGCTGACATTCTAGTCCAGATACAGCGCGGCTTCATCGTGCTAGCATCCGCGCATGACCCTGCCTGTCCTGTTCGTCTCACACGGTGCCCCGACCCTGTCGCTCGATTCCGGCGAAACGGGCGCGGCCTGGCGGCAACTGGGCGAACGATTGCCCCGGCCATCGGCGATCCTGGTGATCTCCGCGCACTGGGAGACGCCAGTCCCGACCGTCAGCAGCGCGGTCGAACCGGAAACCATCCACGACTTCTACGGCTTCCCCGCCGAACTTTACGAACTGCATTATTTCGCACCCGGTGCACCGGCGCTGGCGCAAGCGGTGGTCGATGCGTTGCAACAGGCCGGGATAGCGGTGCAACGGGACGCGACGCGCGGGCTGGATCACGGCGCATGGGTGCCGCTGCGGCTCATGTTCCCCGAAGCGGACATCCCGGTCGCGCAACTCTCGTTGCAGCCGGAGCGCGATCCGGCCTGGCATATCGCGGTGGGCCGCGCGCTGCGCCCGCTGCGCGAGCAGGGCGTGCTGATCGTCGGCAGTGGTTCCATCACCCACAACCTGCGCGCCCTGTTCAACCACCCGCAAGGCGAACCCTCGCCGGAATGGGTGACGGGGTTCTGCGACTGGATCGCGGAAAAGATCGAAGCGGGCGACCTGGAAGCGCTAGTCGAATATCGCAGCCGCGCGCCGCATGCCGTGCAGAACCATCCCACCGACGAACACCTGTTGCCGCTGTTCGTCGCGCTCGGCGCTGCACACGACATCAGAAAATCACAGCGCCTGAACCGCGTGATGACCTACGGCATGCTGGCGATGGACATGTGGCAGTTCGATGGCTGAGGGTTTTGACTGTTCCAATGTAGAACTGTTGAAGTTTGGTTTTGTATCAGGTGCTGACGCTCTATGTTGATCGGATTAGTGCCTGCTGTTCGGCCAATGCTGCCGGTGGCGTACTGTCCCATCTAGGTCAGCTATGCAACGTACACCGGCCATTGGCTTGAAATGCCGCTGAATGGCCGCTTCCAACTTCGGCGAATGCGTACAAACGACCCGTTGTTGCTGGTCACGAGCGTCGGCTTTCTTGCAGTGTATTTAACACCTTGACCATCACCAAATGGCACGATTTGGCCTAACACTCATTCGAACAGCCTATTCAGAGGTGGGCACCAGCGCCAATTTGTTCAAATCATTGATAGCTGATGCTGGCGACCGGCTTTGTCCTACACGTTGTGCCAGTTCATCATTGCGAGCTGGCAACTGTTTATGGCTGAGAACTAGTTAAGCTTCAGGTGCTCAATGCGTTTTTAGAGCTCAAGGCTCAGCACAACAGAGCCATAAGCCTGGTTTGGCACCTGATCCTCGAATTCCCGTGATCGTCAGTTGTAGCAACCGGTCTGGAGTTTCGGGAAGGCGAGGATGTGTTGCTAATTAATCCTATCGACCTCCGCGACCACTACCCATGCCGCCTTGTCCACCGCCCATACCACCGCCCATACCACTGCCCATACCACTGCCTTTACCCTGACCACCACCTTGACGACGCGTCGATGGAGTATCAGAAATAGATTTACCCAACTCAGATGCACGCGCCTTCATTTCTTCGTGTTGTTCTGAACGGATTGTTTCGCGTTCTTCGGCTGTCGTAGCATTACGCATCTTGTTCCGCTGTTCATCACGTTCTTCTTGGCTCATCATTTCTTTGCCAAGCACTTGTCGATTTTGCGTTTGAGCTTGAACAGGCGTTGTAGTCACCTCATCTGCAATCGCAACTCCACTTCCAATAAGTGCTGCCACAGTGATTACTTTCAATGCTGTCAGGTTTTTCATTTTAAGCCTCCGAAAAATTAATTGATTATTTTCACAACGTCAACGAAATCTAATTGATAAATTACAAACTTGCTTGTTGGTGCGATTGCAGTATCACTGGAATTCGCAAGGATCTATGTGACTTTTGTCACAGGCGATAACTGTTTTTAGTAACAAAATATTTCTGGTGTAACGGATTGCCCGTCATATGCTTTTCTTCGTTAACGAACAGCAGATCTTTGCACGATTAGGCCTGCCGTTCATGCTAACAACCTATTCAGTAGCGGGTTCACGCGCCAATTTATTCAGATCAAGAGACATGAAGTAGCTCACATTTCATAAGCACCTTCAAAAACGGTTGCGAAACATCAGATGAGTCGTCACACTCGCAATCACAAACCACACCGCAGTACGCATACCCATCGCAATAATCGTGCGTTGTTCATAGGCGCCACCGAAGTTGATGTGCATGCCGAAAGCGGCAAATGCGAGCGCAATCCCTGCGGCAATTACAATGGCCAGCCAAACCGCCCAACGTTTCTGCAACCAAAATCCAACGCCAGCAGCGATATAGGCAAATCCCGATAAGAAATTAAACCAAAGCACGAATGGCACATAGTTTCCAGCCGCAGAAACTGCCGCCTCGTTGCCCAGCAACACTGCCCCTCCCTCCTTGATCGTCATTAAACCAAAGAGGATTGCCACGATCGAGAGTGACGTTATTAGCCAGCCTCGAGGATGTTTAAGTGTAGTCATACTGATGCCACCTTTCTTTGAGATAAGTGCCAGACCCGAACGGTTCGACTTTGTTTATTTGGTTTCTTCTACGAAGCGATAAATTTCGTGGCAAGCAATGCAGTTATTCATGGCCGCACTCAGCTTGGCAACTACCAGATTGCTGTCTTTTGACTTTGCAGCTTCGACTGCGATATCGTCAAATTTTCCTCGCGTATCAAAACCCAGCGCCTTCATCTCAACTGGAAGCTTCCTGAACAGCGAGCCAGGAGTATCTGCCTCGGCACCCATTCCAGATGCTTTGGCTGATTTGATGACCGCATCGAAATCTTTCGCCGAAGCCGCTTCCAATATTCCTTGGGAGCTTTTCAGCCACATACGCATCTCCAGCAGCAAGGCGTTGCGTTCATCTTTACTTAGCATGACTGCCTGACGCCCATCATCAGACGGCTGCACATTACCTACCGTGAATTTGTACCCCAATGCTGAAATGATAACGGCCAGAACGGCAACCATAATCCAACTCAATTTGCAATTCTTCATATTGCCTTCCCCCTAAATAATGATTTATCAATAGCTGATTTACTTGCTTGGCGTGCCATAGAAGTGGTCAACGAACTTGCTCCGAAAGGTTTGGTGGCAATTCAAACAAGTGGTTTGCACTTGCTGAAAAGCGGCGATGACTTTCTGCCCGTCCTTCTCATGTGCGGCATGTTCAAGACCATGTGCGGCCTTATGCGTCTCAGCGTCGAGCGCTTTGAACTTGGACATCTCAGACCCCATGAAACTCATGATGCGCATTTTTTCGGCCATCGGCGGTTGTGGATGCGCGGCAATGTGTGGAGCCGTCTTGGCGACCAGTTCCCAATCTTCGCGCGCGATGCCGTCAGTGATAGCTTGCATGTTCTTGCCCAACTCCTTCATCACTTTTTGTAACTCAAGTGGTTCTGCGGCTTGTGCATGAGATACAGATAATGCGAAGGTGATAAGGGATACAGCTAAGATTGTTTGCTTCTTCATGGAGACTCCTAGTGTGGGTAACAAACTAATTGCGTGTTTTCACGCCGTGTAAAAAGATCGGGAATGTTTTTTCTGCTTGACGCTGGAGTGCATGCTTTCCACCAAATACAGATGACTGCATTACCAACCCTTGAATCATGCCGATGTAGAGCACAGCCGCACTTTGGCTGTCGAGTTCATTTGATGCCAAAGACTGTGATTTTGCTTCTTCCAACAAACCTGCAATCTTGGTCTCATAACCAGAAATAATCCCTTCAATAAGTTGACGCAACTTACCGTTCTTTTTATGTAGCAATTCAGTGAACAGCAAACGGGGAATAGCAGGATGTTTGCTGATGAACGTGATGTGCGCAAAGAACATACGCTCGATGGCATTCAAGGGATCAGTCGAATCGGCGGCGGCCTTCTCCAATACTTTCATCAGGCGTTCGCGCACCCATACGATTACGGCAAACCAGATGTCGTCCTTGGTCGCAAAGTGTCTAAAGATGGCGCCTTGTGTAAGGTTCATGGCATCTGCCATATCTTGTGTGGTGACGCTGTCCACGCCTTTGTCGGCAGCCAGCTCCACCGCCACACGAATAATTTCGCTTTGGCGCTCCTCCGAACTCATCCGTTTCTTTACAGTTTCTTGATTCAATATCGCTCTCCTTTGAATAAATCGTTAAACGTGTCTACCTTCGCCAGCTTCCTCATACGTACGCCCATCACGAATATGATAGATGCGCTTGAACGTGGGGATGATCTTCTCGTCATGGGTCACGACGATGATGGCAGTTTGATATTGCTCCGCCATCTGATTCAGGATGCGCACCACGTTGAGCGCACGTTCGCTATCCAGCGGCGCGGTCGGCTCATCAGCCAGAATGACCGGCGGATGATTGGCCAACGCACGGGCAATGGAGACACGTTGCTGTTCTCCCCCCGAGAGTTGTGAAACAGCCGCCTTGGAGCGGTGACCTACATCCAGTGCTGTTAACAATTCTTGTGCCCGAATACGAGAGTCAGCATTCGAGATGCCAGCCAACATCGGCAGCAAGGCGACGTTATCGGTGACATCCAAGAACGGAATCAAGTAAGGCGCTTGGAAGATGAAACCGATGCGATCACGGCGCAGGGTGCGCAAATCGTCGATTTTCCATGCCTCGTCATAGATTGCTTGCCCGCCCAACGTCATGCGGCCAGCAGTGGGTTCAATGACTGCCCCCAAGCATTTGAGTAGCGTGCTCTTTCCGGAACCGCTGGGGCCAACCAACCCCACCACCTCTCCCGGCCAGATAGTCATGTC carries:
- a CDS encoding TetR/AcrR family transcriptional regulator, which translates into the protein MNQETVKKRMSSEERQSEIIRVAVELAADKGVDSVTTQDMADAMNLTQGAIFRHFATKDDIWFAVIVWVRERLMKVLEKAAADSTDPLNAIERMFFAHITFISKHPAIPRLLFTELLHKKNGKLRQLIEGIISGYETKIAGLLEEAKSQSLASNELDSQSAAVLYIGMIQGLVMQSSVFGGKHALQRQAEKTFPIFLHGVKTRN
- a CDS encoding ABC transporter ATP-binding protein, giving the protein MSEPAIHIENLKKRYGEGDTAVDALKGVDMTIWPGEVVGLVGPSGSGKSTLLKCLGAVIEPTAGRMTLGGQAIYDEAWKIDDLRTLRRDRIGFIFQAPYLIPFLDVTDNVALLPMLAGISNADSRIRAQELLTALDVGHRSKAAVSQLSGGEQQRVSIARALANHPPVILADEPTAPLDSERALNVVRILNQMAEQYQTAIIVVTHDEKIIPTFKRIYHIRDGRTYEEAGEGRHV
- a CDS encoding cytochrome c gives rise to the protein MKKQTILAVSLITFALSVSHAQAAEPLELQKVMKELGKNMQAITDGIAREDWELVAKTAPHIAAHPQPPMAEKMRIMSFMGSEMSKFKALDAETHKAAHGLEHAAHEKDGQKVIAAFQQVQTTCLNCHQTFRSKFVDHFYGTPSK
- a CDS encoding dioxygenase yields the protein MTLPVLFVSHGAPTLSLDSGETGAAWRQLGERLPRPSAILVISAHWETPVPTVSSAVEPETIHDFYGFPAELYELHYFAPGAPALAQAVVDALQQAGIAVQRDATRGLDHGAWVPLRLMFPEADIPVAQLSLQPERDPAWHIAVGRALRPLREQGVLIVGSGSITHNLRALFNHPQGEPSPEWVTGFCDWIAEKIEAGDLEALVEYRSRAPHAVQNHPTDEHLLPLFVALGAAHDIRKSQRLNRVMTYGMLAMDMWQFDG